The Colius striatus isolate bColStr4 chromosome 13, bColStr4.1.hap1, whole genome shotgun sequence genome includes the window GGTGGAGGACAAAAGAGTAGGAAACCTGTTAAATAAGACTGACTTTGGCTTACTCTGAACGTTTACTAAAGGATCACCTATGGAAGTGTACACCAGTCTGTTGGTAAAGAAGAAATTCCCACCTTGTCTTCACATATGTCATGGTTTATCCCCAGCTGGCAGCTCAGACCCCTGCAGCCGCTCGCTTGCCCCTTCCTGGTGTGATGGGGATGAAAATCAGAAGAGTACAAATGAGAAAGCTCATGGATTGAGatgaagacagtttaataggtaaaacAAAATCTccacacaagcaaaacaaaacaaggcatTTATTAgagcaggtgttcagccatcctcAGGACAACAGAGCTCCATCCCACGTAACACAGACTTGGGAAGACAAGCACTCTAAACATCCCCTCCCTTCCTCATTCTCCCAGCTTTATCTGCTGAACACGATGTCATATGGTCTGAGATATCACTGGGGATTGTTGGGGTCAGTTGTCCTGGCTGTCCCCCCTCCCAGCTGCTTGTACACCCCAAGCCTCTTTCCTGGTGGAATGAGGAGCAGAACAGGCCTTGAGCCTGTACAAGCCCTGCTCAGTAGGCATGAAaccatccctgtgttatcaacactgttgcagcacaaatccaaaacacagccctatACCAGCTACTGTGAAGGACATTAGCTATCTCAGCCAAAACCAACACAACATGTTTTGATTCACCCTTTTTCCCTGATCAAGGACAGTGCCCCTTCATCTTCTGAAACAGAATGGGCAAATACTTTGACTTGACATTATGTAGCTCCAGTGCCTCCAAGCAGTGGGATTTCTAGTCTAAAGGAGAATTTCAAAGCATAAGCAGTAAACAAATGTCATGCTTTGTATCTGTAGTGCagtcttcctttttaaaagctgtagcAGAATTAGTCttaatgcttacaaatatgtTAATATTGCTGTCTTTATGAAGGCGTTGTATGTGATTTCATGTCAGTAAATACCAAGGTGGCAGTCATTttggggaaaatattttctgctccTCACGTCCCTTAGCAACTTATTATGTTCCCTTATTTTCTTAATCTTGTTGTCAACTTTGTTTCATTGTTATCCTAAAAAAAGGAATGCCAGCTGACTTTTGATGTGTATCCCCAGAGAACTATTTTAGATGCAAGTCTCTTGTTCTACTTGAGGCTTTattcagatgtttcttttgaaagcaGCTAGCTTTGTATTTCTGGTATCTTCCCTAGAACGGATATGTCTTTAAGTAACATTACTTGGAGATATCATTCTGCTACAGAAAGCTTGTAAAAAAACCAGTTGTTTGAGTTTCCATCAAGCTATGTTCTCCTTAGAAAGATGTGTATGAGATTTGAAGGGCATACAGGTTTCATAAGTCAGCCCAAGTGAGAGCTGAGCATACCTACCGAAGCCCTTGTGCAACTTTTCCTGTGAATGTGTTCATTTATCTGTGTCTTTGACAGCAGGTCACATGTGAGATTTCAGCAGGGCCATGCAGTCTTTAGATTGCACCAGAGAGATTTAGCAATCTGGAGAAAGCTGTTAGGTTTCCCTTTGAAAGAGTAGTAACCCTTGTGATTGCTGCTGCTTAGTGATTAAAAGGTGAAAAATGAGCTTAATTTCTTTGTTCAAGTGACAGAAAGTCACAGAACCTCATAATAGCAGTAGCCTTGCATCCTGTGTCGTTTGTGCCTTAATATGACTAACTTAAAACACGTTCTGCTGTGTCAGAATTCAAGACAAAGAGGATTGGGGTAGCTCTTTTATCATTTGCAAGCCTACAATAATGGAATGTCCTGTCCTGTGGAATTTTCTGCTGTTACACACAGAGGTTGTTGGTTTTCACAGTAGCAGCAGAAATCAACTACCCCTGGAGATAGTGGTGTGCTGCTTTTCTGGGGAGCAGCAGTACTGTAAACTGTGGGCAGGCTTGACATGGCAGCTGTGCTGACAAACCCAAAAAAGATGCTTTTTGCACTACACAGATGTCTAAGTGTTGGAAATTTTccagtgagaagcagaaaagctttATTCTTCCAGTATTTTCATGTCACATGAAGTATGGTTTAAATGAAAGGAATGTTTTCTGATGGAGAATGTTATTGCAGTACATTTTAGCATGGAGAGGATTAGCTCGCTAATCACCTCGCTGAGTAACTAGATTCTACCAGTTGTACAGGAAAATTCTTGATGTTGTGAGTAGAGAGGCATGGTGATTAAGGAAACTAGTTATTATTTTAAGTTGATTTGCTATATTTGCATGGCACAGCTAGTGCCAGAGTGTCTCCTGTATTTGCATGTATTTTGTTATCATATTTATCTGATAGAGTCGTGGCATTCAGCAGTAactttttggttgttttttgagAGAGATAGACATTGTCAAGGATCTCATCCAGAGGAAAAACAATCTGAGAAGATGATTGTAGTAAAAAATACACAATACAGAAGTCAGCTCTGTATAGCAGAAGTTGTACTTGGAATACACTGTGGAGTTTTGTCCTGGAAGTTTCTCATCAATATTGGGGATTTAGTAAAGGCTGAAACTTGCAGGCAAATTGTTCTCTTGACAGAAAACTATAAAGCTGACTTTAGGAACCcttttttttgaggaaatgaATAGCTTTGTTGTTGTTAGGTGGTGGATTTTTTGCATGTATAGTCTTCCACAGCATCTTCCATTTTTATAGTTGAATTCTTCATAACCCCTTCATACTGGTAAAATTCTCTTGGATGGTGAAGAGGGTGATTCTTGTAGAGACAATGCACATCGTAATCCCATGGGCTTTTAGAGTTAACATGATCAAGGACAGCTTGTGCCTCACACTGCACTGGGCATGGCTCTGGAAGGCATGCCTTGTGAGGCGGATATTAGGAATATTTTATGCTAACAGGCAGATAGTCACGGACACCAAGTTAactgtgaaaataaaagtgGCCTAAGGGTTCTGTTTCACATGTTCGTACTTGCTGCTGTATTGAAAAATTGATAATGATGGGcacagaatttttttgtttgtgactTGAAGAGGTTCATGCTTTGAGAATTATTTTACTCTTGATCCCTGTGATTAGGCCTCTCAGCTGAAGCTTCCCTGccatccccccaaaaaaaaagttacagttgACAGTGGAGAATGTCTACATGTCATGCCACAATTTCACTACGCTGGATGAAGggtttgctttctcctttttagGTACTCTTCCACTCCATCAAGATGGAAAGCTCAGATTCTAGTGATAAAGGAAATATTGATCAATCAGAAGCACAACGTCAGAGTCAGCTAGATCGGTTAGATCGAGAAGAAGCTTTCTATCAGTTTGTAAACAACCTGAGTGAAGAGGACTACAGGCTTATGAGAGACAACAACTTGCTAGGAACACCAGGTAGGTAATGCTTGTGTATACATCTTATTCCAGTTGCTTCTAGGCAGTTTGTGTCATTTTCTGTTCTCCTGAAACTTTCACCCATTTAGTTTGCGTGCTGCAGTTGTGCTCCATGGTAGGAAGCAGCTTCTTGCTAATTTGTGCATCCTGAAATTTGAGTGGTCCCCTTACTAGTGGACAGGTAGTTAGGGTGATGTGGATTCCTCACAGCTTGGTGGGCACACCCAGAGTTGACCCAGTTCTAGTTATGGGCCCTTAAACATTTTTGACCAAAAAGTAATCTCCCTTAAGCATCTCTGTGAAACTGTTGTGCTGGTGAGGTTGAGAGTGTGTAACGAGGATAAGCAGCTTGGTGCCAGATTCTGCATGAATGCTTTTATGTCAGTTTTCAGTTAACTTATTCTTTTAAATTGCCTCTTTAGAGGATGGTACCTAATTCAAACCAGTTCCAATTTGAAACATGACCTCAGCTAacttaaaccttttttttcatgcttgTGAAGGTATTATCTTTACTATTTCACTCTAAACAGCCATTTAATTGGTATAGGGTGATGAAAATTGCTGATAAACTGTAAAGGTTACAGAACCACAAAGCACATCTGTCTGGAATAGGTTTGAAGGCGTCGGATCTTTCAGCTTCAGCAAAACTTGTTTGGGACAACGGTGCTGAGGTGTCTGAACTTCCCCTTAGCAACCTGTTTGGCAGTCTCATGATGGCAGGATTTCACTAGGGAAAAAGACAAGCAGTGGCTTGTACCTTCTGTAGAAGCTTTTGATGATGCTTGCCATACATAtgatttggaaatatttttggaaaattttgcttattttctaaGGTGAAATTACTGAAGAAGAGTTGCTGAGAAGGCTACACCAAGTTAAAGAAGGTCCACCACAGCAAAACAGTGATGAGAATAGAGGTATATACAGTATTTGTGAAAACTCTTAACTTTAGCACCCCATACGGACCTTAATTTGAGTGCAGGAGTGGAACACGTTAAGCCTAGGCAGATGCAAGGTGAGCTTTGTTTCAAAAGTAAGGGAACATTATGTCTGATAGCTGCTGCAGAGGTTTGGAACAGATTTCACTCATAATGCATCTGTTGTTTGCATCGAGATAAAGTCTCatttaggtttctttttttgagttATTCTTTGATGTAAGGTTGCCTTCCTGTCTGCTCCCTTCTGGGATGCTTTATGACCATCCCTGGTTTTTTATTCACTGTTCTTCCCTTTGAAGATGCTGTTTTGCTTTCGTTATCACTCTTCTATAGAGATTGGTGGAGGATGACCAGAGACAAACTTAGTTTCTCTATTTAGCAGTCAATAGATCATTTAAttgtttggaaaggaaaacacagactATTGATATGTTATGACACCTGAAACGTGACTTTCCATTTACTTAGGATGACTTGTTTGCTATATGAAAGCTGCAGTCCATCTGTTCATATTAGTAAAAGGTCCACTCCTGCTCCCTTAAAAGAGCTCTGGTAGATAAGAATTGTGAGGCTACGTGTGAAGCCACAATAGCACTTGGTAGGATTAAGCACTTCTAAATTGTCACTTGTTAAATGAAGCAGTTACGTTCTTGGAAAAGATCCCTCCAAAATTAGCTCAGTGCTCTAATTGTGGTAGTTCCCTGTCTTTTTTGCAGGTGCAGAGTCCGCAGAAGATGTTTCGAATGGAGATTCCATAATAGACTGGCTTAATTCAGTCCGACAGACTGGAAATACCACACGAAGTGGGCAACGAGGGAACCAATCTTGGAGAGCAGTGAGCCGGACTAACCCCAACAGTGGTGACTTCAGATTCAGTTTGGAAATAAATGTCAACCGTAATAATGGAAACACAAATCCAGAAACCGAGAATGAGCCATCTGCAGAGCCTTCCAGTGGAGAGGATTTGGAGAACAGCCCAAGTGACTCTGAAATTCCAAGGTCTGAATCGCCATCGGTAAGGCAGCCTGGATCAGACAGGAGCTCTTCGGAGGAGCTGCCGACCGAGGAGGCTTCCCCTCCtagagggcagaggagagcgAGAAGCAGGAGTCCAGAACAGCGGAGAACGCGGGCTAGGACTGATAGAAGTAGGTCGCCTCTTAATCCAGTGAGTGAGGCTCCTCGCAGGTCTCATCACAACACGTCATCTCAAACTCTTGACCACTCCTCAACGAACGAAGCTGAGGGAAGCTCTAGAACTAGGCAGCATGTGACATTAAGGCAGCACACAGCGGGGACTGAGGTGCCAAGTGAAAACCCAGTTCTGTTTTCAGCCCCCGAAACAAGACCCGCCCCTCAAGCAGCAGGCTCTTCAGAAACTAACGGCACCAGTGAGTCCACAGCTCCTGGGCAGAGGCCTCCTACCATAGTACTTGATCTTCAGGTGAGAAGAGTTCGCCCTGGAGAGTATCGGCAACGAGACAGCATAGCCAACAGGACTCGGTCCAGGTCCCAGACACCCAACAACACTGTCACCTACGAGAGTGAACGAGGAGGCTTCAGGCGCACGTTTTCCCGCTCAGAACGGGCCGGAGTGAGAACTTACGTCAGCACCATCAGGATTCCCATCCGTAGGATCTTAAACACAGGCTTGAGCGAGACCACGTCGGTTGCGATTCAGACTATGCTGAGGCAGATCATGACAGGCTTCGGAGAGCTGAGTTACTTCATGTATAGCGATAGCGATGCGGATCCCAGTGGCCCAGCTCCAAATCAGAACGTGGATGCTTCCGAGACACAGCAcggaggtggtggtggtgcttCCAGCAACGAGAGCACAGATGTTGGCTCAGGGGAGGTGTATGAAGGTGGTAACGAAGGCGGTTCCACGTCCGGTGCCAGACGGGAAGGTCGGAACACGAGGGGCTCGGTCACGTTTGAAGAAAGCGGTTCTCTACCATTCCTTAGCCTAGCACAGTTTTTCCTACTaaatgaagatgatgatgacCAACCGAGAGGACTCACCAAAGAACAGATTGACAACCTAGCGATGAGGAATTTTGGTGAGAGCGATGCTCTGAAAACCTGTAGCGTATGTATCACAGAGTACACGGAAGGCAACAAGCTCCGAAAGCTGCCTTGTTCCCACGAGTATCACGTCCACTGCATCGATCGCTGGTTGTCGGAGAATTCCACTTGTCCCATTTGTCGCAGAGCAGTCTTAGCTTCTGGTAACAGAGAGAGCGTTGTCTAAATGAGAGCTGAGTTTAATGGCCAAGCAGCTAGTGTGATAGTGATGGGCAAAGAAGTCACTTCCTTTATGGCCACTTTTTGAGTGGTACCTCGATGTATAGTAATGACTCGAAGTGAATCTTCTCTCAAGAAAGCATTTTCTCCAAAttcaagcttttaaaaatcataaagTTTCTTTAATCAAGGTTTTCAAGATCTAGTCAGTTTGGGTGTGAAATTTCACTTGTCCAAAGACTATCTACTCActttgaaatattctttttttgggttttttttttgctttgtgaagAGTATTAAGTTCTTTCCCccacccagcccctgccacccCAGTCCAAGAAACATTTTGTCCTCAAGATTGTGCTTATAAGGAGCTCTTTGAGAAGTCATCCCAGCTACATGTGCGTGAGTCATGGAGGAATTTTTGCAAGAAACCCAGctatctggaagaaaaaaaaccaaccccaataTGAACTGAATTGCACACTTGAACATAGTTTGAATTTTCTTACCGGGTTAATATTGGACGTGTCTGTGTAAATAACACTAATGTTAGCCCTTTCCCCATCACTATGGCACGGTGTAGGACGAGCTGTTAGCTTCATTGGGATATTTATCTTGTTGTGGAAATAAAAGAATTGCCTATGcttgtttaaataaaataaaacaaaactgaaaacaaatctgttttaaaattgtAAAGCTTTTTTGTAGAAGCTCAGTACTTTTCCAATGCACTGTTGTACTAACGCATTAAGAATTAAAATTGTACCGTGCTTAGAAATCAAGAATGCTTTTCATACAAAACCCACCACCCAGAGAGCAAACTAAATACGAGAGCTGCTTTTGTAACTGTGTACCTGTCAAGAGCAGTACATATCTGTACTATTTATGTGAACAGCTACTGTAATATAAACCCAGTTGAATTAGACATCTTAATCGCATTAAAAGAACCCCAGAAATTAAATGTTCTCATTGCACTGTTTTGGCTCAGTCATGCCACCAAAAATAATGAGATGATAAAAATTAGAACCTCTTCGAAGGGCTGCTTATTTCTTTATGCAATTGTTGATGTGTAATAATGCAAACCAATATGTGCCAGATCATTCAGGGAGGCTTATCCCCAATTCTTCTATTAACTTGTACTTTCCATTTTTCAGGCGACTATGTGCAACCACTCAGCAGATACATTTCAACAGGTTTGGGTTtcttcttccccagcagcttcAGCTGTACTTGTAACCTCTGGATCTGTTGTGAGTGGACATACTGGTACATGCAGTGTCGGTAACCCATGACTCGAGTGCCACAGAAAAACAACTGAAGTATGAACTGGAAAGCAGATGATTTGACTGTTAGCTTAAATTTGAAAATGATGATTGTTTCTGGGAGTACATTTAAATGTGGAGCTAAGGGTAagaatagctttaaaaaaaactcaacaaactTCAGACTCCCACAGATTAAAATGAGTTGAATTTACTTTTAGAGCTGTGTACGTGGCATATTGAGAAGGGAAGGCTCTCCTCAGTGTCAGGGGAAAACATCCTTCACCCTCAGTGACctattctttgttttattctcatACAATTAGCTTACATGTACTACAGGAAAAGCAGTATTTATTTCAACTCCAGGGCAGCAGTTATGAAGGGATATGAACTGCTCTTGCTGGATATGTAGGAAATGTTGCTTGTTCCTCAGATGACAAAACCAAAGCTGGCCtatctcctttcttccctgattaaaacacatttttggtGTTTTGTAGTGGTGGTTGCATAAACTCTAGTCTCTGCTCTAAGTAACATCTCATCAGCTAGTTAAGGATTCCACAATGTCCCAAAGTTATTTGATTTTTTCCGGTGTGTGCGTTTGTGGTGTTTGGTTCAGTGAGAAGCCCCAACTGGCTCTTGAGCTCATTTTCCTCCTGGTGGTACATGCTGttgtggcagaggagctgcaaaAGGATAAATAAGCTCATGGGTTTAATTTTAggttgttgtttggggtttccCCCTCACCCCCTTCTGATGTGCATCACTAAAATTGCAACTTAACTCTTAATTTCAGGTGCCTGATTCTCTATGCCAACATTTGCTTAACAAAGGAACACAACAAAAGAATTTCTTCCAGTAGCATTCAAGTAGCAAATAGATGTGTTTTTGTTGCAGTTCCCAGTAGCTTCACTGACTGGAGTGTAGAATTAGAAGGGCAAAACATCAATCCCTCTGTGACTACCAGGTTACATTTTATAAGTCTGCTGTACCTCTGTTGACCAGAAAGAGAGAGGTTCACTACTGCTAATTAACATGAAGCATGGCTGTCATCTGTGTCATTCCACATGGCTTTCTTCTCCCTGTTTGAGTGGCCAGTGACTGTTGATGTTGGTGAAGTCAGCTTTAGTTTTGTTAGAGCTTGAGAATGGCATGCCTTAACATTTTATCTTTCTGTAACAAGGGCAACTAATGAAATGTTGGAGGTTTCCCAAGTGGTACCAAGAACAAATAATTTAATCTCAGTTGAGGAGACATCAAGTGTGGTGttttctcttgccttttccAAGGCTGGGTGTGCTGAAGGGGTGCCTTCTCTGGAGGAGCTGGCAGGGCTGAAGGAGCTgatccagcacaggctgctttaCACAGCGGAGTCATCTGTCAGACACCTTTGCTAACTCgatttctgttcttttaaagTTAGACCAAAGTCAGGAATAGCTGCTATTAACACTTTGGCTGCTAACACGAGGTGATTTCATGAGGTTCACCTCACTGAGGGCTTAGAATCATTTTGGTGTTGAGCAGTTGTGGTCGTTGCTTCCCTGAGGTTACGCTTTGGTGGTGGTAGAGGATGGATGGAGATGCTTATGGTGGTGTTACAGGAGGGGTGCGGGTGCTCACGGCGGGCTGACAGGGCTGCAGGCGGTTCGCTGCCGGCGGTGGCCGTGTGAGGGTTAAGATGGCCGATGCTGCTGTGGGGGGCCTGGAGGCGGGAAGGCTGGGCCGGGCTGTGCTGTGGCGGCCGCGCAGTGCCACCGTGTGGGAGCCTCTCCAGCCTCCTCCCCCGCCCAGGGCAtgcctcctctctcctcaccccTCTTCGTTTTGCCTTCAAGGCTCTTGccctcttttttccctctagtTGTCGTGTGTTGTGTTCCGCTCCCCTGCCAATCTGCTGTATTATCGATGGATTTAATGTGGGAGCTGAACTGCTCAGTGACAGGCCAGAGCTGGACCCGCAGGACATCCCCACACAGCAGTTAGAGCAGTCACAAGGCCAACACACGGGACAATGCACAgtggtttttcttttagagTCTAGTTCTCTGATTGTGAACCATTATAGAGTTGTGGGTGCTTATTTTGCTTGTTTGGGTTGTGAGTTTATTTCAGTTGGGGTTTTAGCCATTAAAAGGCTGTGATGAGTTATTTGTGGGGTTTGTTACATTTCCCTTTGGGCACTTTTTTATTCAGACAAGTTCTTCAGCAAAAGAACTTGTAAGCAGTTAATTGACctgtttttaaatgatttgATTAGTGTAGGTACTGCATGCTTAGAAGTTACTCAGAGTTTGAAGACGTTTTGTCAGGAGCTTCAATGTGCAGGCACAGCAGCTGCACTGACACCAGACCCTACAGTTCTCGGGGGCCATCATCGTCCATTGTGGCAGCTTGCAGCTGAATGGGTTTCCCACCAACATTGGTGCAATGGACCGTAGTGACTGTCACTGCAGGTTTCTGTCACTTCTCTGGATTATGTGAACTCGAAggtttctctccttcctcactCTGCTGGTGTTTGTCTCGTCATGGGTGCCTACACAAAGGGGAGGTTCCTGGTGGTCTCCTAATAACGAGGGTCTAATGTGAAGATGAGCAAAGCAGCGCGGTTCAGTCTGACCGTTGGTCTCTGACGTTTCACAGCATGACGAGGGCTTTCCTGAATCTCCCAGTGAGACCTTACCCTTGCAGCACAATGCAGAGCTCATCCTGTGGGCTCAGCCACAGCCTTACATTTAGTTTGGGATCCTTTTCATTCATGTGTGCATTTGTGGGACTGTCTGATGTTGGGTTTTCTCAGGGGTCATCCATGCTCCTGCCCTGAGGGTGTGTAGGTGCACGTGGAGTTGATGAGGTGCGTGGGGCCTAAGGGAAATGTCTGCCTGCTCCTCTGCTTGCTCCTGGGAGGAGGTGCTTTGGAGGAGGGTTGGCTTGGAGCCACCTTAAGGGAATTTATAACAAattcataaatatttctaaCCTGTAAGTACACTggactttttgtttgtttagctTTGACTACgcagggaaggagggggaagggacAGAACTGAGACTAACTCACCCAAACTACACAGAGCTGTGTTGTATTAAAAAAGGAGTTTGCCTCGCTTATGCCAGGGCCTCCCAACCTCTTTTTGACAGGAGgtatctggttttttttcttcttatagGTAGATGCACCATTGAATTAGTTTCAATTGATTGTTTTATCAGGTTTTGTTCCCTTAAGCTAAATACCAGAGAGAACCCTTCCTGAATTCCCCTCTCTGCTAGCAAGGCTCTTGGTTGGGAAGCCCTGAATTCAGATGAGAATGTAAcaggttttcttctctttttttttttcccctttttctcttatttttttgtcCAGTGCTTTACATCTGCTTATACTGGACCTGTTTAATACAAAATGGTACTCTGAGCTCATGGGACAAGAGCTTGATCAGATTTGATAGTTAACACTTAGGAGGAGTTTGTTTCCTATGTAAGATGTCATAATGCAAATTTAAATAGACTCAATAAAATGCATGAAGTGTTTGTTTTGTGCTTGATCATCACTCCTTTGGCTTTATTCTTCTTAGAGTGGGAATGCACTGGAGTAAATGGTGCTGGACGTGGTAgggatttctttcctctgtacACCTTTCCCTTTTGGGATCTGCAGAAAGGGAAGAGCTGGAGTGGTATGGAGTGAACTCCGTGGAAGAGTTTATTGCTCCTTAGTACCTAAAACCTAAGCAGTAAATCTCCCTGTGTCCCAAACTTGTGTCAGTCTCTCTGGGGATAGTGTGGGATAAAAAAGCAGCATCTGCAAGTTGTCAAGTAGTAGCTGTGACTTTTACAGGTGCCCGTGGGTATCGGGGCTGTCCCTACAGACACCCTGGGCAGTGTTCAGCCTTCACCAGCAGCTCTCATACAGCAAGAAGCTTTGTCCTAAAACTAGTACCTGCTGCACTTGTGAACACCTGAGTGGGAAGGATGGTTTTTTAGGGTGTGGGGAAGGTCTTTATTATCAACACTTCCCTCACCTCAACTCTGCTCCTGCTGGGAACTGGACAgtggggtgggcagcagggcaaagGCTTGGCAGCACTGGGAGTGAAAGTCCTGGGCCTCtcctgggctgtgtgtgctcTCACTCTTGGCTAAGGGTGGATTTTCTCCCCATTCCTACCTGCTTGCTCCATGGTCTGTCTTGCCCTGTGAGTCTCCAGTTCCATCTGACATTGAGTCTTTAACATTGGCATTAAGGTTTACTCTGGTAACTTCATTCATGAGGTGTTTCCCTCAGGAGTTCTTTGCCAGGTTGCTGACTCTAGCCCTGCTGGAAGGCCTTTGGTTCAGTTAGCCCTCTATTTGTTCCTTAAAAACTGTCAATTGACCCCCCCCAAAATTTTTGAGTCCACACTGACCTTGGAGCATGCTTGTGGCTGACTTCATCcctgtgtttgttttctctaaTACATTTGAGGTCTTTGTTCTGGCCTATACAACTTTATGTaacctttttcctccctcttggTGCTTAAACCCTGTAACCTTTCCCATTATCCTCCTCTCTTCAGGGTGTATTTCTGCAGCAGATCCAGACCTTCACAGGGCAATGTTTGGtcttgctgctggctgggaggAGAAAGGTTGTGTTTGGCAAAGCTGTCCATCCTAGAGTGATGGGGGTGCAGGAATAACCCTGCAGTCCAGGGCTTCTCACCAGAAGAGCTCTTCTGACCACAGTGGGATTGAGTGTTTGGGAACAGAGAGGTAAGGGGAAAGCAAAAGCTCTCTGCTGTTTACTTGCCTGTCCCAGCAGTTTCAAGTGAGATTGACCCTGTTTCGGGGGGTTTAATTGAAACTCAGCTGTGTTGTGGCTCCCTAAACCCTTGCAATAAAGTTATGTGGGGAAAACTAACCCCATTTTTTAGTGGTGAACTGGAGGGGCATTGTCTGTGACACTAATGAGATGCTGATGCTGCATGCTCCAACTGCTCCCCTGAATAAAACCCCTGTTAAGCTGAGCATGTGAAAATACAGGCCTCAAGCCCCCTCAACAATAATTACTTCATAAAATAGGAGACAACCCATATTTGCTGAGGGTTCCTTGAGCACCCTAGGCCAGCAGGATCCTGGGTTGTGCTTACAAGGCAGTGTCCCTGGggtggggctgcaggagctgcctggtgcAGTGCCAGAAGAGGGGCCCATCTGGGCTCCAGCTTGCCAACAGAGATGATTTATCTTGTACTGGTTTAATTTCTCTTGATGGATTTGCAGGTTTTGGTATCTCCAGGCTGAAACTTTGAG containing:
- the RLIM gene encoding E3 ubiquitin-protein ligase RLIM isoform X2; this translates as MESSDSSDKGNIDQSEAQRQSQLDRLDREEAFYQFVNNLSEEDYRLMRDNNLLGTPGAESAEDVSNGDSIIDWLNSVRQTGNTTRSGQRGNQSWRAVSRTNPNSGDFRFSLEINVNRNNGNTNPETENEPSAEPSSGEDLENSPSDSEIPRSESPSVRQPGSDRSSSEELPTEEASPPRGQRRARSRSPEQRRTRARTDRSRSPLNPVSEAPRRSHHNTSSQTLDHSSTNEAEGSSRTRQHVTLRQHTAGTEVPSENPVLFSAPETRPAPQAAGSSETNGTSESTAPGQRPPTIVLDLQVRRVRPGEYRQRDSIANRTRSRSQTPNNTVTYESERGGFRRTFSRSERAGVRTYVSTIRIPIRRILNTGLSETTSVAIQTMLRQIMTGFGELSYFMYSDSDADPSGPAPNQNVDASETQHGGGGGASSNESTDVGSGEVYEGGNEGGSTSGARREGRNTRGSVTFEESGSLPFLSLAQFFLLNEDDDDQPRGLTKEQIDNLAMRNFGESDALKTCSVCITEYTEGNKLRKLPCSHEYHVHCIDRWLSENSTCPICRRAVLASGNRESVV
- the RLIM gene encoding E3 ubiquitin-protein ligase RLIM isoform X1 → MESSDSSDKGNIDQSEAQRQSQLDRLDREEAFYQFVNNLSEEDYRLMRDNNLLGTPGEITEEELLRRLHQVKEGPPQQNSDENRGAESAEDVSNGDSIIDWLNSVRQTGNTTRSGQRGNQSWRAVSRTNPNSGDFRFSLEINVNRNNGNTNPETENEPSAEPSSGEDLENSPSDSEIPRSESPSVRQPGSDRSSSEELPTEEASPPRGQRRARSRSPEQRRTRARTDRSRSPLNPVSEAPRRSHHNTSSQTLDHSSTNEAEGSSRTRQHVTLRQHTAGTEVPSENPVLFSAPETRPAPQAAGSSETNGTSESTAPGQRPPTIVLDLQVRRVRPGEYRQRDSIANRTRSRSQTPNNTVTYESERGGFRRTFSRSERAGVRTYVSTIRIPIRRILNTGLSETTSVAIQTMLRQIMTGFGELSYFMYSDSDADPSGPAPNQNVDASETQHGGGGGASSNESTDVGSGEVYEGGNEGGSTSGARREGRNTRGSVTFEESGSLPFLSLAQFFLLNEDDDDQPRGLTKEQIDNLAMRNFGESDALKTCSVCITEYTEGNKLRKLPCSHEYHVHCIDRWLSENSTCPICRRAVLASGNRESVV